GATTTAAATGGCTAGCGAGTGAGAAGCTGCCACGTGGCACGATGGTAGAGCAAATCTCGTAGcatcatgctgcgagatttaaggGTCcttattttccttcatttttcttaaataaaatccTTCCAAAAAGGtaacatattttatatatatatatatatgtagaaagacgaaaaaaatgtcaaaaaattatgaaacactaaaactagattcaaaaataaaaataaaaaaataaaatcagtattttaaataatatttataaaattaatacaagttaaaattttaatcgaataaatgctcatttttatccttgaataaaaaaataatccttaatataacccaaaagataaaaaataaaatttttaatagaatataaattatttaatttcaaaacttgcTTTTTAATTAGTGACATaggaacaatcttattgtacatgcacATTGACAAAtagtaaatataatttttaaatgactttttttttcaaataatatatatatagataatcttattgtattaaatttaattccaacttaattaataaaaggaTTTATTgataaaaaagatatttttaagattaaacatttaagatttaacatatatcatatattaaaattactaatttatatttaattattaattaattagtaattcgggtaattcaattaaccaaattaaagACTCCCCATACTTGAACCGAAAATCGAATACCCAAAATTATCTAAATCTAGAACTGAACCAAACCGAACAAACTCAattggttaattcagttaaacTCGAATTCATTTACTCTAATGGAACAACCTACTTATAGATTACCATCTAAACAAAACAATTAATTCTATAATCAAAGGTTCATTCtatagatttaaaaaatatttttagatttttaaaaaagattatctatatatattatttgaaaaaaaaaagtcattcaaaaattatatttactATTTGTCAATGTGCATGTACTATAAGATTGTTCCTATATGACTAATTAAAAAgcaagttttgaaattaaataatttatattctattaaaaattttattttttatcttttgggttatattaaggattattttttttattcaaggataaaaatgaggatttattcgattaaaattttaacttgtattaattttataaatattatttaaaatactgattttatttttatttttgaatctagttttagtgtttcataattttttgacatttttttttctttatatatatatatatatatatatatatataatatgttaccTTTTTAGaaggattttatttgagaaaaagaaaaaggaaggaaaataaGGATCCTTAAATCTCGCAGCACGATGCTGTGAGATTTGCTCTGCCATCGTGCCACGTGTCAGCTTCTCACTCACTAGCCATTTAAATCTCGTagtttggtgctgcgagatttgctctaCCACTGTGCCACGCGTCAGTTTCTCTTCATAAGCTTTTAAATCTCGCAACACTAAACTGTGAAATTACGTGAGCATcagtttgagaaattttttctCAATAagaatattatataatattttatttttttttaataataaatcaGGTAAAAACTCAAATAACTTACCTATTCAAGTCGGAATGGCCATAACTCTACTAAAGTGTCGCAGGCTTTAAAGCACCAATCAGATTCTTGCACGTGGCATTGTTAAAGACATGCCGTATCCGCTTATGACTACTCGCCATATCTATTCGACGCGTGTCCAGTCGAATTTACTCTGAAAGGGGCCTTTTGCCGACTTGTTCCCAGATCCATTAAAGAAGCGGGAAAGCCATTctgattcaaattcaaaaaaatttgaattgtttgGAACACACAAAAGAAACGTTGGAAGCAAAAAAAGACCCCTAACTGCAAATCCCTCCGTCTCTCTCCCTCCATCTCTACAAAATTTGTGTTGTTAGTTTTCTTGATGCGCCAGCGAATCAATCTCTGTCTCAGGTGCGAGATTATTCCAGTATTAATGGCTGTAGAGTTTTTACCTTGTTCGTTTTTCTGAATAATTATATTTCGTTGTTTTTCTTGGTATTTCCGttgatatttcttttctttttttcccatgCTGTTGCGCAGAGATGGATTTCCACAGCATGAAGAGGAAAGAACTTCAAGCACTGTGCAAGAAGCACTCTATTCCTGCAAATTTGACGAATCTGGAGATGGCAAACAGACTCAGCTTGCTGTTGAAGGTGCCCATCAATCGCATCTCTCTATCTTCAAATTTTTTCGTTTTAGATCTTTCATTGCTATGATGAAAAACTTATCTTTTGTTTGATACTATTAGTCAAATTACTAGTTTACTGTGATTTTTCTTTATACACAGGAGAACGAAAATCCCATTACTCGGTTCcgatcttgtttaaaaaatttggGCGAGATCGCACATGAAAACGATTCCAAGGATGTGGCAAGGAAATTGAAGAAAGTAAGATTTAGTCCCGAGAATGATATGATTGAATTTGTGAATTTGAAAACGGACACAGGCGAGGAAAGCCCTATGGTGATGACACGGGCAGGGAGGAGGAGGAGTTGTATGTTGAAACATACTTCGGCAAAAGAGGGTCTTGTTACTGAAAATGTCAACAGTGTTGAACCCTTCAGGGGAGTTACCAATAACCCAGTTAGAACGACGAGGTCTATTGTACAAAATTCGAAGGTAGATGATGTGCCTATAGATGGGTTGCCTTTAGACAAGAAAAAGAACGCAAGAAGAGGCATGAAATCTCAAAGGACTGAAGTGAAAAATGACGATTCAAGTGATGAGCCTCCTTTAGTGGAACTGGGTAGTGATGTTGGCTTCAAGAATGCTCATTTTGAAGAGGCTGGAGGGGTGGCAAGAAGGCGATTGAGAAATGGAGAGGTTGCAGGTGACAATTCTAGAGATGGTGACAATGGGGCCTTTGTGGGCTCGAAGAAGAATCCAATGCAAAAAAGTTCAAGAAAGAGGGGGAGGAATTCAGATCATAGCGGTGAAAGCAAGACGACTGCAGGAGATGGTATAAGTTCTGAACCTGTGAAGGTATTGAGGAGATCAAAAAGAAACTTGGAAAAGGCTGAAAACTCTGAACTGTTGAGTGGACCATCGGAAAAGGGACAAATGCTGAAAATGCATACACAGCCACAGGTTACAGGGGCATCATCAGGAGTAGATAGCAAAACGGTACATGGGATAATTAGGCAAAGATGCAAAACAGTCGCCGAACTCAAGGATGATGGCATAGAACGTTTGAAACCAAATGAGGTGTCTCCCCTGAATGGACGTCTGAGGAGGTCCAGGCGCAATACGTCAATTTATAAGTCTATTGCATCCACTGCTGGAGGGATCGGAGCACATGAAACCATTGGAAGGAATAAGCCAGCAATGCAGCTGAAGAAACCTCTTctggagagagaaggagaagctAATATGAGTGACATGCATTCAAAGGTTTTTAAAGACAATAGTCAGGACTTGAGATTGAACTCGAGTGGATTGGATGGCGTCATCAATGCCACAAGAAAGAAAAAGTCACTCAAGCGAACTCAAAAGCAGACTCAGGAAGGAGTCATTCCTGTGAATGAGAGTGGCCTGATCGTTGACAAACCACTTAAACGATCCACATGTAATGCTTCTAAACATGACCCTGTCATGCCTGCTGGTGGTAAAGCTGTCAGAAGGAAGAAGCAACAGAATAGATTGCAAATGCCAATTTTTGAAGTGGATGTTCCATCAAAGGAGAGTGGTCTGATTCCTGAAGAATCTGCAATTGTAGATGCTAAATTGTCAGCGCCTGAAGCTGCACGAAGTTTGACTAGTCTGCCTATGAGCCAAATCCAGGAAGCTCCTCTAGATATTGACGAGGGGAAACTGGGACTCTGGGGGAAATCTCATGTAAACAAGGGCAGTACTTCTATGGAGCTTTGCCCAGCCACCTCCGAGTTAGACGAAGATAAAGAATTAGGGTTGGTGAGTTTGGAGGGGACTCATACTCCAGAAAGTGTGAAATCAGTCACTGCTGGTGCAGAGCAGGAATTGCAGATCAGTGAATCCTTTGTTGCCAGAGATATGGAGAACATCTTACAGGGACATGAACAAAACTTGTGTCAAAGTGATACTCATGAGGTTGGCAGGGATGATCAGGAGCAAAGAAGAGATTTAAGTTATGATAATGTGGCTGAATTGGAACCACTAGAGCACCAATACAAATTAAGCAATGCACTTGTTTCTGATGCTGCAACTCAAGCTAGAGGTTTCTCACCAGTTCACCAATTAGATTATGTGGGTAAGTGTCTACTTGATTTTGGAGTCAAAAATCACTTCTCAATATTGTTGCTTACTTTGTGCATAACTTGTAGGTAAATCTGCTGTCACCGTTGACTGGCGGAAAGAAGTGGAAACTGAGAAAGAGTCATCAGCAGACAAACACAGCCATGTAAGTAGGGGTTTTGTGGTTGATCATGCGGCTGAAGATGATGTAACTTCTGTTCACAAGGAGCAGAACTTGGTCAAATCTGAAGAACCAAGAGGCAGTGCTGAACCAGTCATTCATGAGTCGGTAATTGGAGATCTTGCTATTGAATCTAATGAGAGTGAAGATACCCCAAGAAACTTTGAAGATGCCCCTCAAGAAGCAAGAGAAATTGGTGAGCATGATACTTCTAATAGAAAGGAAATTACTCCAATGGAGAGAGGAATTGATGAATGTGAACCAGAGGCTCCTAAAATATGGGAAACTGTTTCAGCACCACATATAACAACACCTACTAAAAGTTTCTTGCCTATTCACGAATCAGATTATCTGGGTaagtttgtttatttaatttggaACCATAACTCTATTCTCTCTCTTTAATGTAATAGCTTAGTTTTGCATGTTATGAGCAGGTATATCTGCTCGTAGGTTGGAACAGGGAAGAGAAACAGAAGCGAAAGAAGAGCCATCAACAGGAAAATGCATAAATTCCCGAAAAGGTTTTGTGGTTGATCATGCAGCTGAAATTAACAGAACTCCTGTTCATAAAGAACAGAACTTTGTGAAGTTCAAAGAGCAAAAAGAAGTTGCTGAACCAGATATTCATGATTCAATTGTTAAGGACGTTATTGAATTTTATGAGAGTGGAGGTACCAAGAAACATTTTGAAAATGACTCAGAAGCAAGAGGAACTGGCAAACTTAGTATTTCTGAAGGAAGAAAAATCACTCCATATAAATTGAAGGAGAGAGAACCTGAAGAATCAGGTTATGTGGGTAAGTGTGCTTATttgataaagaaggtataggtttaaAGAAATTCATGGTAATGTTTTCCATTGTGGGGAAATTAGCAAGCAAAGTATGCGTGTATTTTCAGATGGAAACAAAGCTACTGTTAATATAATCAGAAAATAAGGATACGGACCATAAGTTGAATGTCCTCTTCGTTTTGCCCTTGTTGCAGCAAAATGCATGGGCACATTCACCCTTTTGAAATCTTTTAATACTTCTAACAATTGATTTTGCCTCTTGTCAAGGTCAATATCTCACTAAGATTTCTCTTGATTTCAGCTCCTCATATTGTTATTGAAGAAATGCTTTCCTGTAAGACTCCTTCCACAGATGACGAACTAGAACTAGGTCAGTTCTGACATACCTTTTTCTTAAGGCTCAAGTCTCTTGAAGTTTAGTAGTAACATTTCTTCATTTGTTTTGCAGAAGAATATCAACTTCAACATCTGTTTTCCATAACAGCCAATAATGCAAATCTTATTGAAAAAGAAGAAGCCTTTGATCACAAAGCCAAAATGAGGAATGGAGCAACGTCTGAAAGTGAGACTCCGGTGGCCAATGTTATCGTTGGAAGATTCAGTCAAGAGAGGTCTCAGAAAGTAGAGAAAATGAGTGAAAATGAACTTGAAGAAATTGTTTACAGTGCAAGTACATCACCAATTGTCAGCAAGGTTATCACTGATGAGATTCCCCAAGAAGATCAGGATGCGGGAATCTCAAGAGCAGATGGCGGTTTCTATCCTAATTTAGCAGGATTCTCCCCTGAAGAAAGTATAATTATAGAGGATGAAGTAAGTGGAGGCTTAAAGATGCAATGTCTCAAAGCTTTAGACGAAGGTAGAGGTATGGATATGCATCAGCAAGCTTTGGAGGAAGGTAGAGAGATGGATATACATCAGCTTTCTTTTGAAGAAGAAAGTACTCCAATGATTTTAGATGAGACTGATCATGATGAggacaaaaaaattgaaatttctcATGCAAAGGATGAATTTAGTGCAGATGTAATTGCAGTAGCTGTTACAGGCAGTGATACAAAAAGTGAGCATGCTGGAATAAGTCATTGTTCTGGAGGAACTGTGCCAATCACACCCATTCATGATAAAGGTgtgagtttatttatttatttttttaattgtttgggAGGTTAGGATTGCATGTGAATTTTCACCCAGAGGCCTTTGATTTTCATCATTGTATTTAGCTCAATATAATTGCTTATGCCTCTTTCTTTGCCACAGGCATCAGTATCAATAACAAAAAGATGTCTAATTTCCCAGAACAAGGTTTGTTTCACTACATCTCCTTTCCCAGGATTATATGACATGCATTATGATTCATCATTATTATTTCTCAACCTGCAGAATGGAACCAATTTCTAGGCCAATTTACTGAAGCAGTAGCTATGACAGATTCAACTGAAAGAGCAGATGCTTCACTTGATGCTGAAAATTGCATTTTAGATGAGTTTGCTTGTGGGAGTGTTGATGTTCTGGAGAGAGAAAATGCAAAAGGtgtgaaaaaagaaataaattgtgAGAATCAAGTGGATGTTGTAAAGGAGGGAAGAGATACAGAGTCTTCTACAAAATCAGCTTCAAAGGAGTTGGAAGATGGAAAGGGGGTTAGAAGTGCAAATGCAAAGAGCTTTTTCAAGGAGGATTTAAGTCAACCTACTTTTGGAGACTGCAGTACCAAAGGAGCGGAAAAGTTAGGAGTGACtactgatgatgatgattatgaaGAGGAGATTGTGGAGAGAGGCTGCAGTACCAAAGGAGTGGAAAAGTTAGGAGTTACTACAGATGATGATGATTATAAAGAGGAGATTGTGGAGAGAGGATGCAGTATTGAACCTCACCGAAGCAATAATTCAGTAATTGATGATGATGCTGATATGGAAGGAATCCATAGAGAAGCCAACATGGAACGCAGTGATCATGTCATCAAGGAAGATAATGTGGAGTTCTTCCCAGAAATTGAGCTCTTTGACCACAACGGCTCTCAGGAGAGGCCTGCGCAGGTTAATTATAATTCTGATTCAGGCTTAACTGTGAGGGTTAGGAATACAACTGAAGTTTCTCATGCTGTTGAACTGGTTAAAGCTGAAGCCCAGCGCATCAAAAGAATCAATGTACAGGGGGATGAAAATGGTGGAAATATGCTACAAGTCAGTACAGTGGGAGTTGACATGATAGTTTCAGGTAGTGGAGATGAATATGGAAAGATGAATTTCAGTACTCTAAATAGTTCAACTGAGGTTGGCGCTGGAGTTTCAGAGGACATGTCTGCTGATACAGCAATAGAATTAAAGCACAAGGATGGTAAAGATGTCCTGGAGGAGTTAAAGAGCAAGGTCATGCCACAACTTGATGAACTCATTGCTTCGCATGAACATATTTCCACTGATTTTGAAGTTCCTCACAAGTTTGAGGAGAACAATTCTCACGCAACAGCAGCTAATGTCAGTACTTCACCAGAAGCCACTGCAGAGGGTTTTGGTGAATGCGTGGAGGAAGAGGAAGCGGGGAAAGCACCAATAGGTGATCACGTTGGTAATATCTGTGAAGACAAGGAAGTTGCAGTGCACAGCTCTCATATAATGGGAGCCATTAAGAGAATGGATGTGCTGAAGGAGGTGGAAAATGGAAGGACATCCTTACCGGTTAGTTTGATGGGGCTCTGTCAGGTGGTTTTAGATTACAATGATGAATCAGCGAAGATGAATGCTGGGGCTATGGATACTTCAGACAGGACCATATGTGAGGACGGTGAAGGCAGTATGGAGATACCTGATGAAGTTGCAGGGATTATGATGCGAAGTGGTGGCTTGAAACCTGGTGCTCTTCATAATCACAAAGAAGTGGACTCAGAGCTGTATGGAAGTGCCCCTATCAGTTCATTTGAACCCATCTCTAAGAATACTCATGGTGCAGATAGAAAAGGATATGTTGCAACAATTGAAGAAAATTTCAGTTTGCTGCACACTAATTTTGATGCTGAGAAGGAATATGGTCATGCTTCACTGCAACTTGCTCAACAGAATTTTGGTGATCTGTTGGTGGAAGTTTCTGATGTCAATGACAGCAAACATGATTTTATACTGGATAGTGTTTGTAAAGATGGTAGAGTAGAAGCAGATGCAGCTACTGATTCTATTGAACCAACACCTGAGTCTCCCAAGAGATTTAGCTGTGATTGTAGTTGGAACTTGCAAAAGTCTGCTGAAGTCAAATCACTTGCTGATACTTCTCCCTCCAAACCTGAAACGTGTCCTCCCTCTTTGTTGAATGTCTCATCTTCTCATGGTGAGTGTCAAGACGATCTTAACCTTCTTGTTTACCCTTATTCACTATAATTTTGTGCatgtatttttataataatgGTAAGATAAATTATCTGAAATTTGTGTTTTATCTAAATGTCTAGTAACTCTGATATAGTTGAGTGTGGTTAAAATATAGGGGAGGCATCTAAAGTATCAGAAAGGGGAACCCCTTTTGATCGGGTTTTTTAAATTGCTTCtctattgagaaaaaaaaaaaccaacaaagAGGCGaagtgaaaataaaaaagaaacagtTACATTTAAAAACTAGAAAAAAGAGTTGTTTGGGAGTGCCAAGGAGTATGTAGTGGGTGTCTACGGTGGCACAAATATAATCTACACAAGAAGGATGCCAGCAATGATATGGGTTACtgattgtttttctttttttcagcGTAGAATATCACAGCAAAATTTTTCATTGCTATTGATTTTCATCCAGGAATAACAGGACGAGGAGCCTTGGAGTTCAATGTTGAATCCAGCCTGTTCAGTGATTGGGAAATTAATTTATTCTCTGGAGGTATTGAAGGAGATGAAGTCAAGAAAACAAATTTAGAGAATTCAGAAACCAATTTTATGTGTGATCATAATGAGGATCCCAGGGAGACGGAAGAAGAAATCAAGATGCAAATTGCTGAAGGAGCAGATGTGTGTGAGGGCTTGTCAAAACCAAATCCCATGATGGCAGATCAACATGCTTCATTCTTTGATTCGGAGGCTGATATGGGTACGCGGGTCTAGTTCTGCTACACATTTATTTACCACATAATCAGGGTTGATATGATCAGAAACCATTGAAAAGTCAACTTGAGAATCTCTCTTCTTGTTTGCAGGCATTACTGCTGAAGATGCTGAGATGTTCCAACCAACATTCAAATCTCCTCAGAGAAAAAACCAAGTGTTTTCAGCTAGGAATTTGAACTCATCCATGGTGAAAGGTGGTAATATTAACAGTACTTTGAGTCCAGGTATGCCAAAGAGTTCGGCCAAGAGGCTTGACATGAAAGAGAATACACCGTACGTCAAGAAAGATCAACAGGATAGTATCACAACTGGGAAAACAAAAAAGAGGCAGGCCTTGAAGGATCTTCAAGCAAATTAGAGGTTTCTGATGAATTAATGAGCGTTCGCTCTTATGAATAGGACGTGTAACTAATTTTGTACCAGACTGAGCATATCTCATGCACAAAACAGTGATTCCAAAAGTGGCATGGTTCTAACATTTTATTCATTTTAAGCAGTTACTACCATAAATGGATTATTAAGCTGAAATGTGCTTTGTTCATAACAAAGATGGCCGTAATTCTTAAGCATGTGACTTCTAGCAAGGTCCACTCGTATACAAATTGGTAATTTGCTCTGTGATGCAGGTATAAATAGAAAAACGCTTAGGTGCCAATGGTAGTACTGTGCCCTTCACTAAAAGCGTAGGCAGCACGCATAGTCACAGTTTGAACAATATAGTTATGGTGAACAAGGTACCCCGTCATCACAAGCAATTTTTTCTCGACATACAACACAGGCACATTAGACTTTGCACCAGCCATGAGATATGACAGAGTTTAATACGTTCAATGGAGCGGGGAAGGCTTCTCTCTTTTTGATCAAAATTAATCAAAGTGTCAGCAATGATGCTATGGCTACTTGAAACAAAAATAATCTTTTCATGGGGGAGGGAAGTCGGCAAAATCATACTTCATGACATTATACGAAAATTTGAGGCCATTGCAAGGTTAAGGAAATTGTGGATTACGAACATAGgatttgaaagaagaaaaaaaatcaaaattgctctcttttaaattaagtttttatctaaaaataaatcatgtaATTCCATCCTCTTAAAGCAATCCAACAGTGGCAGAGGGCACTATAAATAGTGATTGTAATtttcactattatttttatttatttatt
The sequence above is a segment of the Malania oleifera isolate guangnan ecotype guangnan chromosome 8, ASM2987363v1, whole genome shotgun sequence genome. Coding sequences within it:
- the LOC131161264 gene encoding uncharacterized protein LOC131161264 isoform X2 is translated as MDFHSMKRKELQALCKKHSIPANLTNLEMANRLSLLLKENENPITRFRSCLKNLGEIAHENDSKDVARKLKKVRFSPENDMIEFVNLKTDTGEESPMVMTRAGRRRSCMLKHTSAKEGLVTENVNSVEPFRGVTNNPVRTTRSIVQNSKVDDVPIDGLPLDKKKNARRGMKSQRTEVKNDDSSDEPPLVELGSDVGFKNAHFEEAGGVARRRLRNGEVAGDNSRDGDNGAFVGSKKNPMQKSSRKRGRNSDHSGESKTTAGDGISSEPVKVLRRSKRNLEKAENSELLSGPSEKGQMLKMHTQPQVTGASSGVDSKTVHGIIRQRCKTVAELKDDGIERLKPNEVSPLNGRLRRSRRNTSIYKSIASTAGGIGAHETIGRNKPAMQLKKPLLEREGEANMSDMHSKVFKDNSQDLRLNSSGLDGVINATRKKKSLKRTQKQTQEGVIPVNESGLIVDKPLKRSTCNASKHDPVMPAGGKAVRRKKQQNRLQMPIFEVDVPSKESGLIPEESAIVDAKLSAPEAARSLTSLPMSQIQEAPLDIDEGKLGLWGKSHVNKGSTSMELCPATSELDEDKELGLVSLEGTHTPESVKSVTAGAEQELQISESFVARDMENILQGHEQNLCQSDTHEVGRDDQEQRRDLSYDNVAELEPLEHQYKLSNALVSDAATQARGFSPVHQLDYVGKSAVTVDWRKEVETEKESSADKHSHVSRGFVVDHAAEDDVTSVHKEQNLVKSEEPRGSAEPVIHESVIGDLAIESNESEDTPRNFEDAPQEAREIGEHDTSNRKEITPMERGIDECEPEAPKIWETVSAPHITTPTKSFLPIHESDYLGISARRLEQGRETEAKEEPSTGKCINSRKGFVVDHAAEINRTPVHKEQNFVKFKEQKEVAEPDIHDSIVKDVIEFYESGGTKKHFENDSEARGTGKLSISEGRKITPYKLKEREPEESGYVAPHIVIEEMLSCKTPSTDDELELEEYQLQHLFSITANNANLIEKEEAFDHKAKMRNGATSESETPVANVIVGRFSQERSQKVEKMSENELEEIVYSASTSPIVSKVITDEIPQEDQDAGISRADGGFYPNLAGFSPEESIIIEDEVSGGLKMQCLKALDEGRGMDMHQQALEEGREMDIHQLSFEEESTPMILDETDHDEDKKIEISHAKDEFSADVIAVAVTGSDTKSEHAGISHCSGGTVPITPIHDKGISINNKKMSNFPEQEWNQFLGQFTEAVAMTDSTERADASLDAENCILDEFACGSVDVLERENAKGVKKEINCENQVDVVKEGRDTESSTKSASKELEDGKGVRSANAKSFFKEDLSQPTFGDCSTKGAEKLGVTTDDDDYEEEIVERGCSTKGVEKLGVTTDDDDYKEEIVERGCSIEPHRSNNSVIDDDADMEGIHREANMERSDHVIKEDNVEFFPEIELFDHNGSQERPAQVNYNSDSGLTVRVRNTTEVSHAVELVKAEAQRIKRINVQGDENGGNMLQVSTVGVDMIVSGSGDEYGKMNFSTLNSSTEVGAGVSEDMSADTAIELKHKDGKDVLEELKSKVMPQLDELIASHEHISTDFEVPHKFEENNSHATAANVSTSPEATAEGFGECVEEEEAGKAPIGDHVGNICEDKEVAVHSSHIMGAIKRMDVLKEVENGRTSLPVSLMGLCQVVLDYNDESAKMNAGAMDTSDRTICEDGEGSMEIPDEVAGIMMRSGGLKPGALHNHKEVDSELYGSAPISSFEPISKNTHGADRKGYVATIEENFSLLHTNFDAEKEYGHASLQLAQQNFGDLLVEVSDVNDSKHDFILDSVCKDGRVEADAATDSIEPTPESPKRFSCDCSWNLQKSAEVKSLADTSPSKPETCPPSLLNVSSSHGRGALEFNVESSLFSDWEINLFSGGIEGDEVKKTNLENSETNFMCDHNEDPRETEEEIKMQIAEGADVCEGLSKPNPMMADQHASFFDSEADMGITAEDAEMFQPTFKSPQRKNQVFSARNLNSSMVKGGNINSTLSPGMPKSSAKRLDMKENTPYVKKDQQDSITTGKTKKRQALKDLQAN
- the LOC131161264 gene encoding uncharacterized protein LOC131161264 isoform X1, which encodes MDFHSMKRKELQALCKKHSIPANLTNLEMANRLSLLLKENENPITRFRSCLKNLGEIAHENDSKDVARKLKKVRFSPENDMIEFVNLKTDTGEESPMVMTRAGRRRSCMLKHTSAKEGLVTENVNSVEPFRGVTNNPVRTTRSIVQNSKVDDVPIDGLPLDKKKNARRGMKSQRTEVKNDDSSDEPPLVELGSDVGFKNAHFEEAGGVARRRLRNGEVAGDNSRDGDNGAFVGSKKNPMQKSSRKRGRNSDHSGESKTTAGDGISSEPVKVLRRSKRNLEKAENSELLSGPSEKGQMLKMHTQPQVTGASSGVDSKTVHGIIRQRCKTVAELKDDGIERLKPNEVSPLNGRLRRSRRNTSIYKSIASTAGGIGAHETIGRNKPAMQLKKPLLEREGEANMSDMHSKVFKDNSQDLRLNSSGLDGVINATRKKKSLKRTQKQTQEGVIPVNESGLIVDKPLKRSTCNASKHDPVMPAGGKAVRRKKQQNRLQMPIFEVDVPSKESGLIPEESAIVDAKLSAPEAARSLTSLPMSQIQEAPLDIDEGKLGLWGKSHVNKGSTSMELCPATSELDEDKELGLVSLEGTHTPESVKSVTAGAEQELQISESFVARDMENILQGHEQNLCQSDTHEVGRDDQEQRRDLSYDNVAELEPLEHQYKLSNALVSDAATQARGFSPVHQLDYVGKSAVTVDWRKEVETEKESSADKHSHVSRGFVVDHAAEDDVTSVHKEQNLVKSEEPRGSAEPVIHESVIGDLAIESNESEDTPRNFEDAPQEAREIGEHDTSNRKEITPMERGIDECEPEAPKIWETVSAPHITTPTKSFLPIHESDYLGISARRLEQGRETEAKEEPSTGKCINSRKGFVVDHAAEINRTPVHKEQNFVKFKEQKEVAEPDIHDSIVKDVIEFYESGGTKKHFENDSEARGTGKLSISEGRKITPYKLKEREPEESGYVAPHIVIEEMLSCKTPSTDDELELEEYQLQHLFSITANNANLIEKEEAFDHKAKMRNGATSESETPVANVIVGRFSQERSQKVEKMSENELEEIVYSASTSPIVSKVITDEIPQEDQDAGISRADGGFYPNLAGFSPEESIIIEDEVSGGLKMQCLKALDEGRGMDMHQQALEEGREMDIHQLSFEEESTPMILDETDHDEDKKIEISHAKDEFSADVIAVAVTGSDTKSEHAGISHCSGGTVPITPIHDKGISINNKKMSNFPEQEWNQFLGQFTEAVAMTDSTERADASLDAENCILDEFACGSVDVLERENAKGVKKEINCENQVDVVKEGRDTESSTKSASKELEDGKGVRSANAKSFFKEDLSQPTFGDCSTKGAEKLGVTTDDDDYEEEIVERGCSTKGVEKLGVTTDDDDYKEEIVERGCSIEPHRSNNSVIDDDADMEGIHREANMERSDHVIKEDNVEFFPEIELFDHNGSQERPAQVNYNSDSGLTVRVRNTTEVSHAVELVKAEAQRIKRINVQGDENGGNMLQVSTVGVDMIVSGSGDEYGKMNFSTLNSSTEVGAGVSEDMSADTAIELKHKDGKDVLEELKSKVMPQLDELIASHEHISTDFEVPHKFEENNSHATAANVSTSPEATAEGFGECVEEEEAGKAPIGDHVGNICEDKEVAVHSSHIMGAIKRMDVLKEVENGRTSLPVSLMGLCQVVLDYNDESAKMNAGAMDTSDRTICEDGEGSMEIPDEVAGIMMRSGGLKPGALHNHKEVDSELYGSAPISSFEPISKNTHGADRKGYVATIEENFSLLHTNFDAEKEYGHASLQLAQQNFGDLLVEVSDVNDSKHDFILDSVCKDGRVEADAATDSIEPTPESPKRFSCDCSWNLQKSAEVKSLADTSPSKPETCPPSLLNVSSSHGITGRGALEFNVESSLFSDWEINLFSGGIEGDEVKKTNLENSETNFMCDHNEDPRETEEEIKMQIAEGADVCEGLSKPNPMMADQHASFFDSEADMGITAEDAEMFQPTFKSPQRKNQVFSARNLNSSMVKGGNINSTLSPGMPKSSAKRLDMKENTPYVKKDQQDSITTGKTKKRQALKDLQAN